GAGCTACTCAGGATATGGGAGGCCGACAGGAAGACGGTCGTGTTCGTCACACACAGCATCGCCGAGGCGGTGGCGCTGTCCGACAGGGTGGCGGTCATGTCGGCGCGTCCGGGGCGAATAGTGTCGGTCATCGACATCGACCTTCCGCGTCCCCGGTCGAGCGAGATGGAGCGGGAGCCTGACTTCCTCGCATACACGTCCCGCATCCACGACCTGCTGGCCCAGCGCCAGGGAATTTAGAATTAGGAATGAAGAATCTATCCTTCACCATTCGCAATTCTCAATTCTCAATTTATCTGCCAAAGTTGCCCGTGCTGCTCTACACACTGCCGCCTGCGGTCGCGCTGATAGCCGTTGGGGTGATCTGGGAAATCTGGACGAGGGCTTCCAACACCCCCGAGTACATCATCCCGGCGCCATCTGTGATATTCGCGCGGCTCTTCGAAGACCCGGGCTTCTTCGCCGGACACGGCATGGTCACGCTGGTGGAGGCTATCGGCGGATTCCTGCTTGGAACGGCAGTCGCTCTGATCGGTGCAACGCTCATGGCGCACTCTCGCATAATCGAGCGCAGCCTTTACCCGCTGGCGATACTGGTGAAGGTTACGCCGGTGGTGGCGGTCGCGCCGCTCTTCGTGATCTGGTTCGGATTCGGGCCCTTCCCGAAGATCCTGATTG
The Dehalococcoidia bacterium genome window above contains:
- a CDS encoding ABC transporter permease, whose product is MKNLSFTIRNSQFSIYLPKLPVLLYTLPPAVALIAVGVIWEIWTRASNTPEYIIPAPSVIFARLFEDPGFFAGHGMVTLVEAIGGFLLGTAVALIGATLMAHSRIIERSLYPLAILVKVTPVVAVAPLFVIWFGFGPFPKILIAALITFFPVLVNGVTGFRSVDPGALDFMRSIRASRRQVFMLLRVPSATPYLFAAFRVAVPLSVIGAVVGEWFSADRGLGSVIIVAHSNLDMPTLFAAILVLSVMGIALTILTSVLEKRALFWHDVELGSDKI